In Streptomyces sp. NBC_01717, one DNA window encodes the following:
- a CDS encoding GntR family transcriptional regulator gives MPVRRGMTKAQEIAADLRRQIENRELAPGAVLPSESKLMSQYGYSRETVRAGVRALIEEGLVVTGWGQGKYVREDYPPVVWNWTTLESRSRHANAVEGQTAGDQWSSAITDEGKSPRQEITVSIVEPPPHVRDALALPDDGLAVARKRIRYIDNRPYALADSYFPQELVAGTLLMEPRDVAAPGGVLASVGLIQTKYRDEIAVRMPTRHEAELLALPAATPVAEHTRTGYDADGKPLRCMVTILPGDRHKILYEVDTD, from the coding sequence ATGCCCGTGCGACGCGGAATGACTAAGGCGCAGGAGATTGCAGCTGACCTGCGTAGGCAGATCGAGAATCGGGAGCTCGCCCCTGGGGCGGTGCTCCCGAGCGAATCGAAGCTGATGAGCCAGTACGGCTACAGCCGCGAGACCGTGCGCGCCGGCGTCCGCGCTCTCATCGAAGAGGGGCTGGTCGTCACCGGATGGGGACAGGGCAAGTACGTCCGTGAGGACTATCCGCCGGTGGTCTGGAACTGGACGACCCTGGAAAGCCGGAGCCGGCACGCAAACGCGGTGGAGGGTCAGACCGCCGGAGACCAGTGGTCGAGCGCCATCACAGACGAGGGGAAGTCCCCTCGGCAAGAGATCACCGTGTCCATCGTCGAGCCGCCACCACACGTGCGCGACGCGCTCGCACTGCCCGACGATGGTCTAGCTGTGGCCCGCAAGCGCATTCGCTACATAGACAACCGCCCCTACGCGCTCGCCGACTCCTACTTCCCTCAGGAACTCGTCGCCGGGACGCTCCTTATGGAGCCGCGCGACGTGGCAGCACCGGGTGGCGTGCTCGCATCCGTTGGGCTCATCCAGACCAAGTACAGGGATGAGATCGCGGTGCGTATGCCGACACGGCATGAGGCCGAACTACTGGCGCTACCTGCGGCAACTCCGGTAGCGGAGCACACACGAACAGGCTACGACGCAGACGGAAAGCCTCTGCGCTGCATGGTCACCATCCTCCCCGGAGACAGGCACAAGATCCTCTATGAAGTCGACACTGACTGA
- a CDS encoding GNAT family N-acetyltransferase yields MKSTLTEFLRPARAEDVPALMALRTEAEEWLSSKGTDQWSDPETGAKAIGKWRASIDEGRAWVVVDSGKVLGTVSRGPVDRDFWTDEDRPETAFHLYKLIVARQAAGRHLGARLVDWASRLAAMEGRDWVRIDTWRSNEGLHSYYERLGFRHVRTESPSHRLSGWLAQRPTTALSLPDFPLTVGPPHEGRTAPIPSQHTPAD; encoded by the coding sequence ATGAAGTCGACACTGACTGAGTTCCTTCGCCCGGCGCGGGCGGAGGACGTGCCTGCCCTTATGGCCCTGCGGACAGAAGCCGAGGAATGGCTCAGCTCAAAGGGCACCGACCAATGGAGCGATCCGGAGACCGGGGCCAAAGCGATCGGCAAGTGGCGAGCATCGATCGATGAGGGGCGTGCCTGGGTCGTCGTCGACTCCGGCAAGGTCCTGGGCACCGTGAGTAGAGGCCCCGTGGATCGGGACTTCTGGACAGATGAGGACCGTCCCGAAACTGCCTTCCACCTCTACAAACTCATCGTCGCTCGCCAAGCCGCCGGGCGGCACCTTGGGGCGCGCCTCGTGGACTGGGCATCAAGATTGGCCGCCATGGAGGGTCGCGATTGGGTGCGCATAGACACCTGGCGGTCGAACGAGGGCCTTCACTCCTACTACGAACGGCTCGGTTTCAGGCACGTGAGGACTGAGAGTCCGTCACATCGACTCTCAGGGTGGCTCGCTCAACGGCCCACTACCGCGCTTAGCCTCCCCGACTTCCCACTGACAGTGGGCCCGCCTCACGAGGGCAGGACGGCGCCGATCCCGTCTCAGCACACTCCGGCGGACTGA
- a CDS encoding pentapeptide repeat-containing protein, producing the protein MASEIKTVGSLSVVTGAVLTAILLASPAAAQSSIYTTARHGSVALDRQHRDHDKCQSSRHRGDDDHCPTGPAGPPGPPGPPGPPGPPGPPGPPGPDGSTGPILCPGCNFASYVSVGNRLSGRDFSNAFLPATYMPGQNLSNSNFSGAAFNQSTLTTTNLSGSNFNNADFTQADLTGATTTGATFTGAIWSNTTCPDGTNSDSHGNTCVGHL; encoded by the coding sequence ATGGCATCGGAGATCAAGACGGTAGGTAGCCTTTCAGTGGTGACCGGGGCCGTACTCACGGCGATTCTCTTGGCCTCGCCAGCCGCCGCGCAGAGCAGCATTTATACGACAGCTCGTCACGGCTCTGTCGCGCTTGACCGCCAACACCGCGACCACGACAAGTGCCAAAGCAGCCGCCATCGGGGGGACGATGACCATTGCCCCACCGGACCTGCGGGTCCTCCCGGACCTCCGGGACCTCCGGGACCTCCGGGACCTCCGGGACCTCCGGGACCTCCGGGACCTGATGGGTCGACCGGGCCCATCCTGTGTCCCGGTTGCAATTTCGCGAGCTACGTGAGCGTGGGCAATAGATTGAGCGGTAGGGACTTCAGTAACGCATTCCTGCCGGCGACCTACATGCCGGGCCAGAATCTGTCCAACAGTAATTTCTCGGGCGCGGCGTTTAATCAATCAACCCTCACGACTACCAATCTCTCAGGCTCAAACTTCAACAATGCTGACTTCACCCAAGCAGACTTGACGGGTGCCACGACAACAGGGGCAACCTTTACAGGTGCCATCTGGAGTAACACCACTTGCCCAGACGGCACGAACAGCGACAGCCACGGCAACACTTGCGTTGGGCATCTCTAG
- a CDS encoding DUF6233 domain-containing protein, producing the protein MGGAHRRRQSRRPNSGKKEWQQGEERRPPAPDWIIELSIGVGAQPIEVHVGGCYAAGKCHRTITREQALAALADGIRACIHCRPDTELGVL; encoded by the coding sequence GTGGGTGGAGCGCATCGACGGAGGCAATCGCGGCGGCCGAACAGCGGGAAGAAAGAGTGGCAGCAGGGCGAGGAGCGGCGACCGCCCGCCCCGGACTGGATCATTGAGCTCAGCATCGGGGTCGGCGCCCAGCCCATCGAGGTTCACGTCGGCGGGTGCTACGCCGCCGGAAAGTGCCACCGCACCATCACCCGCGAACAGGCCCTCGCCGCCCTCGCCGACGGGATCCGGGCATGCATCCACTGCCGGCCTGACACCGAGCTGGGGGTGCTGTGA
- a CDS encoding DUF4365 domain-containing protein yields the protein MIDIAHSVPAGPLRGELEKTRRMEMLQDSYLHAVAAAAGCTMAKPNPDNGIDWTLSHSSDKHETDEQIDLRLQLKSTWTSGPNPVNGFVSVNISNDRLKMLASARVTVHRILVAMVVPEDVAEWIDASHDIFQLRHCAYWRSVTGVEPSGIKHTAVRVSTSQIFDDNALCSIMERIGKGGTP from the coding sequence ATGATCGACATCGCGCACAGCGTTCCTGCGGGGCCGCTCCGGGGGGAGCTAGAGAAGACCCGCCGCATGGAGATGCTGCAAGACAGCTACCTGCATGCAGTGGCAGCCGCGGCAGGCTGCACCATGGCCAAGCCCAATCCGGACAACGGCATCGACTGGACACTGAGCCATTCGTCGGACAAACACGAAACCGACGAACAAATAGACCTGAGGTTACAGCTCAAAAGCACGTGGACGAGCGGGCCGAACCCTGTCAATGGATTCGTATCCGTGAATATCTCCAACGATCGACTAAAGATGCTCGCGAGTGCGCGAGTCACAGTTCACCGAATCCTAGTAGCAATGGTAGTTCCAGAAGACGTTGCCGAGTGGATTGATGCGAGTCACGATATCTTTCAGTTGCGACATTGCGCCTACTGGCGCAGCGTAACTGGCGTCGAACCTTCGGGAATAAAACACACAGCAGTGAGAGTCTCCACCAGCCAGATTTTCGACGACAATGCCCTATGCAGCATCATGGAGAGGATCGGCAAGGGGGGGACACCGTGA
- a CDS encoding IS630 family transposase, which translates to MRYPDGGGLTAEERVQRERVRLAAADLIEAGASDREVARGFRVTRMSANRWRRGLASGGRQAMVSKGPGGARCKLDATQLRVLQVVLDTGPAAAGWSDQCWTLARIAEVVRRRFGVEYTLTGMDLLLHRIGWTVQIPSRKAAERDEEKIAAWKDEQWPVIKKTAADLGAWLCFEDEAGQGLRPPKGRTWGRRGHTPVVRVTAAGTKRVSMAGLICTKSGHRPRLMYRTHLDRGPAKGRRKGFTEADYARLLDAAHQQLGGPIVLVWDNLNTHVSRTMRQLIDTRLWLTVYQLPPYAPEFNPVEGVWSHLKRSLANLTKHSLDQLTALVKTRLKRMQYRPGVIDGLLAKTGLDFQPP; encoded by the coding sequence ATGAGGTATCCCGATGGCGGAGGGCTGACGGCTGAGGAGCGGGTTCAGCGTGAGCGGGTCCGGTTGGCGGCCGCCGATCTGATCGAGGCAGGGGCCAGTGACCGGGAGGTGGCCCGGGGGTTCAGGGTGACCCGGATGTCGGCGAACCGCTGGCGGCGGGGTTTGGCTTCGGGCGGGCGGCAGGCCATGGTCTCCAAGGGGCCCGGCGGTGCCCGCTGCAAGCTCGATGCGACTCAACTGCGTGTGCTGCAGGTGGTGTTGGATACCGGCCCGGCCGCCGCCGGCTGGAGCGACCAGTGCTGGACTCTGGCGAGGATCGCCGAGGTCGTGCGACGCCGGTTCGGCGTCGAGTACACCTTGACCGGGATGGACCTGCTGCTGCACCGCATCGGCTGGACCGTACAGATCCCGTCCCGCAAGGCCGCCGAGCGCGACGAGGAGAAGATCGCCGCCTGGAAGGACGAGCAGTGGCCCGTCATAAAAAAGACGGCGGCGGACCTGGGCGCCTGGCTCTGTTTCGAGGACGAAGCCGGCCAGGGGCTGAGGCCGCCCAAAGGCCGCACCTGGGGCCGCCGAGGCCACACTCCCGTCGTGCGGGTCACCGCCGCAGGCACTAAACGCGTCTCCATGGCGGGACTGATCTGCACGAAGTCCGGCCATCGGCCCCGGCTGATGTACCGCACCCACCTCGACCGCGGCCCCGCCAAAGGCCGCCGCAAAGGCTTCACCGAGGCTGATTACGCACGCCTGCTCGACGCCGCGCACCAGCAACTCGGCGGCCCGATCGTCCTGGTCTGGGACAATCTGAACACGCATGTCAGCCGCACCATGCGGCAGCTGATCGACACCCGATTATGGCTGACCGTCTACCAGCTGCCGCCGTACGCCCCGGAGTTCAACCCGGTCGAGGGCGTCTGGTCGCACCTGAAACGGTCCCTGGCCAACCTCACCAAGCACAGCCTCGACCAGCTCACCGCGCTGGTGAAGACCAGGCTCAAACGAATGCAGTATCGACCCGGCGTCATCGACGGTCTCCTCGCCAAGACCGGCCTCGACTTCCAACCGCCGTAA
- a CDS encoding DinB family protein, which translates to MSESTPLPDPSAALAEAESLRSVLERNRRTFAWKTSGLDEEALRATTAASSMTLGGLVKHVALVEADWLAVKLAGHEYGAPWDAVDFDANPDWEWRTGALDSPDDVYTVWRDAVERSRELVADIIKERGLDGPASFTWPDGRTPSVRDMLLDMIEEYARHTGHADILRETVDGRVGEGAPEDFTF; encoded by the coding sequence ATGAGCGAGTCAACTCCCCTTCCTGACCCGTCTGCGGCCCTCGCTGAGGCGGAGTCCCTGCGCTCAGTTCTCGAGCGCAACCGGCGGACCTTCGCCTGGAAAACGTCAGGGCTCGATGAGGAGGCTTTGCGCGCGACCACGGCCGCCAGTTCGATGACGCTCGGTGGCCTCGTCAAACATGTGGCCCTGGTCGAGGCGGACTGGCTGGCCGTGAAGCTGGCCGGTCACGAGTACGGCGCCCCTTGGGACGCCGTGGACTTCGACGCCAACCCCGACTGGGAATGGCGCACCGGGGCTCTGGACTCCCCGGATGATGTCTACACAGTGTGGCGAGATGCTGTCGAGCGATCGCGCGAGCTCGTCGCTGACATCATCAAGGAGCGCGGGCTCGACGGACCGGCGTCCTTCACCTGGCCGGACGGTCGCACGCCCAGCGTCCGGGACATGCTCTTGGACATGATTGAGGAGTACGCGCGGCACACGGGCCACGCGGACATCCTTCGCGAGACAGTGGATGGCCGCGTTGGCGAAGGTGCGCCCGAGGACTTCACCTTCTAG
- a CDS encoding Rrf2 family transcriptional regulator: MSANSRLTIAAHALAWIGLYQRQGHEVATSEQIGSSANTNPVVIRRLLGELRRAGLVESRRGVGAGWSLTRGLESMTLLDVYEAVEDGPLFAMHRAAPDEGCVVGHGIQPAMQGIYAGIEETLRSELARVTLEDVLRDVLAVPH; the protein is encoded by the coding sequence ATGAGCGCCAACAGCAGGTTGACGATCGCTGCCCACGCTCTGGCCTGGATCGGCCTCTACCAGCGCCAGGGCCACGAGGTCGCGACGTCCGAGCAGATCGGATCCAGCGCGAACACCAATCCCGTGGTGATCAGGAGACTGCTCGGCGAACTGCGCAGGGCGGGACTCGTCGAGTCCCGCAGGGGCGTCGGCGCGGGCTGGTCGCTGACACGCGGGCTGGAGTCGATGACCTTGCTCGACGTGTACGAAGCGGTGGAGGACGGCCCACTGTTCGCCATGCACCGGGCCGCACCGGACGAAGGCTGCGTGGTGGGCCACGGCATCCAGCCCGCGATGCAGGGCATCTACGCGGGCATCGAGGAGACCCTGAGGAGCGAGTTGGCGCGCGTCACCCTCGAAGACGTACTCCGGGACGTCCTCGCGGTTCCTCACTAG
- a CDS encoding SDR family NAD(P)-dependent oxidoreductase: protein MNKPLTGKVALVTGGSRGLGAATVRLLAEQGADVAFTYVSSEQRARAVVDEVQAKGAKALAVKSDQADMGGAPALIDEVVAHFGGLDILVNNAAISPEQGRTVDDPDVDTAALDRMHATNYLGVIAVIRAASRVLREGGRIVTVSSGLGTRVGLPGLADYSATKSGIERYTMGVARDLGRRGITANVVEAGLMESGMEPPDPEALKALVGSLSLQRMGHPDEIAAAIGFLAGPSASYVTGAVLDAHGGYNA from the coding sequence ATGAACAAGCCGCTCACGGGCAAGGTCGCCCTGGTCACCGGGGGGTCCCGCGGACTCGGGGCCGCGACCGTGCGCCTACTGGCCGAGCAGGGCGCAGACGTCGCGTTCACCTACGTCAGCTCCGAGCAACGGGCGCGCGCGGTCGTCGACGAGGTACAGGCCAAGGGGGCCAAGGCGCTCGCCGTGAAGTCCGACCAGGCCGACATGGGCGGGGCGCCGGCCCTGATCGACGAGGTGGTCGCGCACTTCGGCGGCCTGGACATCCTCGTCAACAACGCGGCGATCTCTCCCGAACAGGGCCGCACCGTGGACGACCCGGACGTCGACACCGCCGCGCTGGACCGGATGCACGCCACCAACTACCTGGGCGTCATCGCCGTCATCCGGGCCGCCTCCCGGGTACTGCGCGAGGGCGGCCGCATCGTCACGGTGAGCTCGGGACTCGGGACCCGCGTCGGTCTCCCCGGCCTCGCCGACTACTCGGCCACCAAGTCTGGGATCGAGAGGTACACCATGGGCGTCGCCCGTGACCTCGGTCGCCGCGGCATCACCGCCAACGTCGTGGAGGCCGGGCTGATGGAGAGCGGCATGGAGCCGCCGGACCCCGAGGCCCTCAAGGCGCTGGTCGGCTCGCTGTCGCTGCAGCGCATGGGACACCCCGACGAGATCGCGGCGGCGATCGGCTTCCTGGCCGGCCCCTCCGCGTCGTACGTCACCGGCGCGGTGCTGGACGCCCACGGCGGCTACAACGCCTGA
- a CDS encoding sulfite oxidase, protein MGIWGKRDDMIVHQAEPYNAEPPPGALVDPVTPLDTFYSRNHAPIPRVDGASWRLRVDGMVDRPLELSMDELRRRFPERKMLATLQCAGNRRADLVEFRDIPGQVPWGPGAISTAWWTGVSLADVLTEAGLQAEAAHIAFTGADLSQDADPPQPFGASIPAAKATSSEVLLAWAMNDQALPVAHGAPLRAVVPGYIGARSVKWLQRVTAQTEPSDNYFQWEYSLLPPEADPRKAGPGDGITLGPVVIHSAILRPGEGARLPSGPTEVTGVAFAGDDRTVTRVDVSADGGTTWVHADLNAPDNPWTWQHWRASLTLPAGETELLARAWDSAAAVQPESPATVWNPKGYANNAWARLHVTCDR, encoded by the coding sequence ATGGGCATATGGGGCAAGCGGGACGACATGATCGTGCACCAGGCCGAGCCCTACAACGCTGAACCACCTCCTGGCGCGCTCGTGGACCCGGTCACCCCTCTGGACACTTTCTACAGCCGCAACCATGCCCCGATCCCCCGCGTGGACGGGGCGAGCTGGCGGCTGCGGGTGGACGGCATGGTCGACCGCCCGCTGGAATTGTCGATGGACGAACTGCGGCGTCGCTTCCCCGAACGGAAAATGCTCGCCACTTTGCAGTGCGCGGGCAACCGCCGCGCCGACCTCGTGGAGTTCCGCGACATACCCGGCCAGGTCCCCTGGGGCCCCGGCGCCATCTCCACGGCATGGTGGACCGGTGTGAGCCTGGCGGATGTACTGACCGAGGCAGGGCTGCAGGCAGAAGCGGCCCACATCGCCTTCACCGGCGCCGACCTGTCGCAGGACGCCGACCCGCCACAGCCCTTCGGCGCCTCCATACCGGCGGCGAAGGCCACCTCCAGCGAGGTGCTCCTGGCCTGGGCGATGAACGATCAGGCTCTTCCCGTCGCGCACGGCGCCCCGCTGCGCGCCGTCGTCCCGGGCTACATCGGCGCCCGAAGCGTCAAATGGCTCCAGCGCGTCACCGCACAGACCGAACCGTCCGACAACTACTTCCAGTGGGAATACAGCCTCCTGCCTCCCGAGGCCGACCCCCGCAAGGCAGGACCGGGCGACGGCATCACGCTCGGGCCGGTCGTCATTCACAGCGCCATCCTGCGGCCCGGCGAGGGCGCCCGGCTGCCGTCCGGGCCTACCGAGGTCACCGGCGTGGCCTTCGCCGGCGACGACCGCACGGTGACACGCGTGGACGTGTCCGCCGACGGCGGCACCACGTGGGTCCACGCCGATCTGAACGCACCGGACAACCCATGGACGTGGCAGCACTGGCGCGCCTCGCTCACCCTCCCGGCAGGCGAGACGGAACTCCTCGCCCGCGCCTGGGACTCCGCCGCAGCCGTCCAGCCCGAGTCCCCGGCGACGGTCTGGAACCCCAAGGGCTACGCCAACAACGCCTGGGCCCGCCTCCACGTCACCTGCGACCGCTGA
- a CDS encoding phosphotransferase — protein MRIGQLLGTGRSADVYAIDEAWVLRRYRDSSDATPELAVMSYLSACGYPVPRLGPSPATATSSDLVLQRLTGPTMLESLLSGALTEDEGGAMLAGLLTDLHTIPARVSQDPEDRMLHLDLHPDNVMLTPDGPVVIDWRTTAEGPPALDRAMSSLILAQVAVDPASPSAAGARSLLKALLPHLADRGRLPAPHLARAKRRRAMDPHLSPDELALIDEAADLIGELAG, from the coding sequence ATGCGAATAGGCCAACTGCTGGGCACGGGACGATCTGCCGACGTGTACGCGATCGACGAGGCCTGGGTCCTGCGCCGGTACCGCGACAGCAGTGATGCCACACCGGAACTCGCCGTCATGTCCTACCTCTCGGCGTGCGGTTATCCCGTCCCCCGCCTCGGCCCGAGCCCGGCCACTGCCACCTCCTCCGACCTGGTCCTGCAACGCCTGACCGGCCCGACGATGCTGGAGTCGCTGCTCTCCGGTGCGCTCACCGAGGACGAGGGCGGCGCCATGCTCGCCGGCCTCCTCACCGACCTGCACACGATCCCGGCCAGGGTCTCCCAGGACCCGGAGGACCGGATGCTCCACCTCGACCTGCACCCGGACAATGTGATGCTGACGCCGGACGGTCCGGTGGTGATCGACTGGCGGACCACCGCGGAAGGTCCGCCGGCCCTGGACCGGGCCATGTCGTCGCTGATCCTGGCCCAGGTGGCGGTGGATCCCGCATCGCCGTCGGCAGCGGGCGCCCGCTCTCTGCTCAAGGCCCTGCTCCCGCACCTAGCCGACCGGGGACGCCTCCCCGCCCCCCACCTCGCCCGGGCCAAGCGGCGCCGCGCGATGGACCCGCACCTGAGCCCGGACGAACTGGCCCTCATCGACGAAGCCGCGGACCTGATCGGCGAACTGGCCGGGTGA
- a CDS encoding bifunctional 3'-5' exonuclease/DNA polymerase: MTERWALTTTETGGAHLAPLAPTGLPAAPFHTEPDLVEAVRSRPDVTRWVWRSTAEIYPRLLAAGVRVSRCYDIEVAESLLLAHEGRLGEPRSAAAAYARLRNAPVPPDPPSRSAEPGSQSSLFEPPSGTDIPFEALLQVYAEQLRRHDATAHPGRMRLLTAAESAGMLVAAEMHRAGLPWRADVHREVLHDLLGERYAGGGEPRRLAELADEVSAAFGRRVRPDLPADVVKAFAQAGIKVKSTRRWELEELDHPAVEPLIQYKKLYRIWTAHGWSWLQDWVRDGRFRPEYQPGGTVSGRWTTNGGGALQIPKVIRQAVVADDGWRLVVADADQMEPRVLAAISRDRGLMEVAGHDGDLYTALSDRAFHGDRDHAKIALLGAIYGQTSGDGLKNLAALRRRFPLAVAYVDDAAKEGEEGRLVRTWLGRTSPPAAGSGDDDEAGIPQESDEQPPGDGDFTPGYASSNARARGRFTRNFVVQGSAADWALLFLAALRQSLTTAGLRAELVFFQHDEVMVHCPQEEADAVAEAIRAAGERAGRTAFGETPVRFPFTTAIVERYSDAK; the protein is encoded by the coding sequence ATGACCGAGCGCTGGGCTCTGACCACCACAGAGACCGGCGGAGCCCACCTCGCCCCGCTGGCCCCCACCGGTCTGCCCGCGGCCCCGTTCCACACCGAGCCCGACCTGGTGGAAGCCGTCCGTTCCCGCCCGGACGTCACCCGCTGGGTGTGGCGGTCGACCGCCGAGATCTACCCACGCCTGCTCGCAGCGGGCGTACGGGTCAGCCGCTGCTACGACATCGAAGTCGCCGAGTCACTCCTCCTCGCGCACGAGGGCCGACTGGGCGAGCCCCGCTCCGCCGCGGCCGCCTACGCCCGCCTCCGTAACGCCCCCGTGCCTCCGGATCCCCCGTCCCGCTCCGCCGAACCCGGCTCGCAGTCCTCCCTCTTCGAGCCGCCGTCCGGCACGGACATCCCGTTCGAGGCGCTCCTCCAGGTCTACGCGGAACAGCTGCGCCGCCACGACGCCACCGCGCACCCCGGCAGGATGCGCCTGCTGACGGCCGCCGAGTCGGCCGGCATGCTGGTCGCCGCGGAGATGCACCGGGCCGGCCTGCCCTGGCGGGCCGACGTCCACCGGGAAGTGCTGCACGACCTGCTGGGCGAGCGCTACGCCGGCGGCGGCGAACCCCGCAGACTGGCCGAGCTGGCCGACGAGGTGTCAGCGGCGTTCGGCCGTCGTGTCCGCCCGGACCTCCCCGCCGATGTGGTGAAGGCGTTCGCGCAGGCCGGCATCAAGGTGAAGTCGACCCGCCGCTGGGAGCTGGAGGAGCTGGACCATCCGGCGGTGGAGCCACTGATCCAGTACAAGAAGCTGTACCGGATCTGGACGGCGCACGGCTGGAGCTGGCTCCAGGACTGGGTGCGGGACGGCCGGTTCCGCCCCGAGTACCAGCCGGGCGGAACGGTCAGTGGCCGCTGGACGACCAACGGCGGCGGGGCGCTGCAGATCCCCAAGGTGATCCGGCAGGCGGTCGTCGCCGACGACGGCTGGCGGCTGGTCGTCGCGGACGCCGATCAGATGGAGCCGAGGGTCCTGGCCGCGATCTCCCGCGACCGCGGCCTGATGGAGGTGGCGGGCCACGACGGCGACCTCTATACGGCACTGTCGGACCGCGCGTTCCACGGCGACCGCGACCATGCCAAGATCGCGCTGCTGGGCGCGATCTACGGCCAGACGTCGGGCGACGGGCTGAAGAATCTGGCGGCGCTGCGGCGACGGTTCCCGCTGGCCGTGGCGTATGTCGACGACGCGGCGAAGGAGGGCGAGGAGGGCCGTCTCGTACGGACATGGCTGGGCAGGACCAGCCCGCCGGCCGCCGGGAGCGGGGACGACGACGAAGCGGGTATCCCGCAGGAGAGCGACGAGCAGCCGCCCGGCGACGGCGACTTCACACCGGGCTACGCCTCGTCGAACGCCCGCGCGCGAGGCCGCTTCACCCGTAACTTCGTGGTGCAGGGCAGTGCCGCGGACTGGGCACTGCTGTTCCTGGCCGCGCTGCGCCAGTCCCTGACAACCGCCGGTCTCCGGGCCGAGCTGGTCTTCTTCCAGCACGACGAGGTGATGGTGCACTGCCCCCAGGAGGAGGCGGATGCGGTGGCGGAGGCGATCCGGGCAGCAGGGGAACGGGCCGGGCGGACCGCCTTCGGCGAGACGCCGGTGCGTTTCCCTTTCACGACGGCGATCGTGGAACGCTACTCCGACGCCAAGTAG